A region of Kribbella sp. NBC_01245 DNA encodes the following proteins:
- a CDS encoding class I SAM-dependent methyltransferase, translating into MVAVDKDLSTYGADRPENLRLIEDDILASPDWGGSFDLIHARFVLCHLPARNALLARAVDWLAPGGWLVVTDPYQLPAATSPYPVLQRLLAAYEQRYRNHGTDLT; encoded by the coding sequence GTGGTTGCCGTCGACAAGGACCTCTCGACGTACGGCGCTGATCGGCCGGAGAACCTGCGCCTGATCGAGGACGACATCCTGGCATCACCTGACTGGGGTGGGTCGTTCGACCTGATCCACGCCCGGTTCGTGCTCTGCCATCTGCCGGCCCGTAACGCTCTGCTCGCACGAGCGGTCGACTGGCTCGCGCCCGGTGGTTGGCTGGTCGTCACCGATCCGTACCAGTTGCCCGCGGCAACCTCGCCGTACCCGGTGCTGCAACGCCTGCTCGCGGCGTACGAGCAGCGCTATCGGAACCACGGCACCGACCTCACCTGA
- a CDS encoding PHP domain-containing protein, producing the protein MGHTHDDSHGHGHGHGHGHGHGHGDDHHHPNTELDEPTLAALDSSIKDTELSPTELSRRGLLRSAGILGGTAALGLTGAQAAAAGPASHDAGDAFHRPGRPNVWLAGDHHIHTMFSSDGMYRVIDQARHAAAYGLDWLVITDHGGATHARIGVDLVNPEIKAARAELKNTLIFQGLEWNIPAAEHGTVFVAPGSREVEILKQFENNYDGSVKNAGANTPANEALAVQGIQWLGQQVDRQRVKDALFLANHPARNGIDSPHEIRGWRDADPRIAVGFEGAPGHQAGGLPKGIGPGGARGLYGNAQGPNSFPGYPPESYRTWGGFDWMTATVGGLWDSLLAEGKPWWISANSDSHVNWTDTSRRPDGSDQAQFNRDGRYGDPVYGNHVNTSAADYWPGFYSRTHVGAEKRDYLSLMQGLRAGRMWVDHGALVRGVELEVREVGKRHGEPLGGTLLPKRGRPIELVLRITPQNVPNWSQFIPKLNRVDLIRGAVNLAGVSDRDSFIAPDTKVIRQWDTSGKTETFEIVYPLGRADEPFYVRVRGTDGNRSQPGSLGSAIDPAGPQLDVVGSADPWVDLWFYTNPIWVLPRR; encoded by the coding sequence ATGGGGCACACGCACGACGACAGCCATGGTCACGGACATGGGCACGGCCACGGCCATGGGCACGGGCACGGGGATGACCATCACCACCCGAACACGGAGCTGGACGAGCCGACCCTGGCGGCGCTCGACAGCTCGATCAAGGACACCGAGTTGTCGCCGACGGAGTTGTCCCGGCGTGGGTTGCTGCGCTCGGCCGGCATCCTCGGCGGTACGGCGGCCCTCGGCCTGACCGGTGCCCAGGCTGCCGCCGCGGGGCCTGCGTCGCACGACGCTGGTGACGCGTTCCACCGTCCCGGCCGGCCGAACGTCTGGCTCGCGGGTGATCACCACATCCACACCATGTTCAGCTCCGACGGCATGTACCGGGTCATCGACCAGGCTCGCCACGCGGCGGCGTACGGGCTGGACTGGCTGGTCATCACCGATCACGGCGGTGCCACGCACGCCCGGATCGGCGTCGACCTGGTCAACCCGGAGATCAAGGCGGCTCGTGCCGAGCTGAAGAACACGCTGATCTTCCAGGGCCTCGAGTGGAACATCCCGGCCGCGGAACACGGCACAGTGTTCGTCGCACCGGGCTCGCGTGAGGTCGAGATCCTCAAGCAGTTCGAGAACAACTACGACGGCAGCGTGAAGAACGCCGGCGCGAATACGCCCGCCAACGAGGCGCTCGCGGTCCAGGGCATCCAGTGGCTCGGTCAGCAGGTCGACCGCCAGCGGGTCAAGGACGCGCTGTTCCTGGCGAACCACCCGGCGCGCAACGGGATCGACAGCCCGCACGAGATCCGCGGCTGGCGCGACGCCGACCCGCGAATCGCCGTCGGGTTCGAAGGCGCGCCCGGTCACCAGGCCGGCGGTCTGCCCAAGGGCATCGGGCCGGGTGGGGCGCGCGGTCTTTACGGCAACGCGCAGGGCCCGAACTCGTTCCCGGGTTACCCGCCGGAGAGCTACCGCACCTGGGGTGGTTTCGACTGGATGACCGCGACCGTCGGTGGTCTGTGGGACAGCCTGCTCGCCGAGGGCAAGCCCTGGTGGATCAGCGCGAACTCCGACTCGCACGTCAACTGGACCGACACCTCACGTCGTCCGGACGGCTCCGACCAGGCGCAGTTCAACCGCGACGGCCGGTACGGCGATCCCGTCTACGGCAACCACGTCAACACCAGCGCGGCCGACTACTGGCCCGGGTTCTACAGCCGCACGCACGTCGGCGCCGAGAAGCGCGACTACCTCTCGCTCATGCAGGGGCTGCGGGCCGGGCGGATGTGGGTCGACCATGGCGCGCTCGTCCGTGGGGTCGAGCTGGAAGTGCGCGAGGTCGGCAAGCGGCACGGCGAGCCGCTCGGTGGCACGCTGCTGCCGAAGCGCGGGCGGCCGATCGAGCTGGTCCTCCGGATCACCCCGCAGAACGTGCCGAACTGGTCGCAGTTCATCCCGAAGCTGAACCGGGTCGACCTGATCCGCGGCGCGGTCAACCTGGCCGGCGTCAGCGACCGGGACAGCTTCATCGCGCCGGACACCAAGGTCATCCGCCAGTGGGACACCTCGGGCAAGACCGAGACGTTCGAGATCGTCTACCCGCTCGGCCGGGCCGACGAACCGTTCTACGTCCGGGTCCGCGGCACCGACGGGAACCGCAGCCAGCCGGGCTCACTCGGCTCGGCGATCGACCCGGCCGGTCCGCAGCTCGACGTCGTCGGTTCGGCCGATCCGTGGGTCGATCTGTGGTTCTACACCAACCCCATCTGGGTTCTGCCCCGCCGGTGA
- a CDS encoding MarR family transcriptional regulator, whose product MTVEETSLALPTVPSVQLVPAPVGIASVQTEHLMGDVGSALRLLDAVERVRGHAHPLILDLQDAVGMKMPAALILSAVAAGRDSAESVAQQLGTSSAEAELALTDLAAMGLVRLQPDLRVTVSDAGLARLAQLDGLTVRVLDVVTGILGPEDAATLVRLLHTVADGLETAAVTARSDRQL is encoded by the coding sequence GTGACCGTCGAAGAAACCAGCCTGGCCCTTCCGACAGTGCCGTCGGTACAGCTCGTGCCGGCACCGGTGGGCATCGCCTCCGTCCAGACCGAGCACCTGATGGGAGATGTCGGCTCCGCCCTGCGGCTGCTCGACGCCGTTGAGCGGGTCCGGGGCCACGCCCATCCGCTCATCCTCGATCTCCAGGACGCCGTCGGCATGAAGATGCCCGCGGCCCTCATCCTCAGCGCGGTCGCCGCCGGCCGCGACTCGGCCGAATCCGTCGCCCAGCAGCTCGGCACGTCGTCCGCCGAGGCCGAGCTGGCGCTGACCGATCTCGCCGCCATGGGGCTGGTCCGGCTGCAGCCCGATCTCCGCGTCACGGTCAGCGATGCGGGCCTCGCCCGGCTGGCCCAGCTCGACGGTCTGACCGTCCGGGTCCTCGACGTGGTGACCGGCATCCTCGGCCCGGAGGACGCGGCCACATTGGTCCGCCTCCTGCACACAGTGGCCGACGGCCTCGAGACCGCCGCCGTCACGGCCCGAAGCGACCGCCAGCTCTAG
- a CDS encoding threonine ammonia-lyase produces MDELVGLEQVYAAAERVAGRLHRTPMVESETLDERFGGRLTLKAELFQKTGSYKVRGILNKVLTLDADERGRGVITLSAGNAAGSLAWAARAAGVAATVVMPAGAVPAKVDAARSYGAEVVLVEGDLLAAYERLRDERGLTAVHPFDDPTVIAGAGTIGLELLADRPSLDTVLVPIGGGGLVSGLALVIKELLPSARVIGIEPVNADVVSRSLASGVPEKLPTARSVADGLAAPMCGVHTLAHIKRYVDEVVRVDDDSIVEATRLVMSRTKLALEPAAAATFAALLEGSVTLSPDGLTACVISGGNLDVTTVLAR; encoded by the coding sequence CGCTGGACGAGCGGTTCGGCGGGCGGCTGACGTTGAAGGCGGAGCTCTTCCAGAAGACCGGGAGTTACAAGGTCCGGGGCATCCTCAACAAGGTCCTCACGCTCGACGCGGACGAGCGGGGGCGAGGCGTGATCACGCTGTCCGCGGGTAACGCCGCCGGCTCGCTGGCGTGGGCCGCGCGCGCCGCCGGAGTGGCCGCCACGGTGGTGATGCCCGCGGGCGCCGTACCGGCGAAGGTCGACGCGGCCCGGTCGTACGGCGCTGAGGTGGTGCTGGTGGAGGGCGATCTGCTCGCGGCGTACGAGCGACTCCGGGACGAGCGCGGCCTCACCGCCGTACATCCCTTCGACGACCCAACGGTCATCGCCGGCGCCGGCACCATCGGTCTGGAGCTGCTGGCGGATCGCCCTTCCCTGGACACCGTATTGGTGCCGATCGGGGGCGGCGGCCTGGTCTCGGGTCTCGCGCTCGTGATCAAGGAGTTGTTGCCCTCGGCAAGGGTTATCGGAATCGAGCCGGTGAACGCCGATGTGGTCTCGCGCAGTCTGGCCAGCGGCGTACCGGAGAAGTTGCCGACGGCCCGTAGTGTCGCCGACGGACTCGCCGCGCCGATGTGCGGGGTGCACACGCTCGCGCACATCAAGCGGTACGTCGACGAGGTGGTCCGGGTCGACGACGACAGCATCGTCGAGGCGACCCGGCTGGTGATGTCGCGGACCAAACTCGCCCTCGAACCGGCCGCCGCCGCGACGTTCGCCGCCTTGCTCGAAGGCTCCGTCACGCTGAGTCCGGACGGCCTCACCGCCTGCGTGATCAGCGGCGGAAATCTCGACGTCACGACCGTGCTCGCCCGCTGA
- a CDS encoding DUF3152 domain-containing protein: MRKARIIGLGIAAAVVAGAIYQLPARLSQQDQPRLTAASTPTTAPVAKGKNPPAGRGGTDIRITTTPRNKRPLDSRITFPVRGSAEYDVLPGDPTTIGTAGPLLRFRVVVERGIKGVDKAELGRFIRATYADPRGWTGGGKRRLQHVGEGESFDYVLMLVTPATRDAICGHGYDRYTSCRIGDRVVLNVARWANGVPDYGASLTAYRQYMINHESGHRFGNGHELCPAPGAPAPVMEQQTLGLHGCTANAWPYLNGERYRGRPGQYDDPTPTT, translated from the coding sequence ATGCGCAAGGCGAGGATCATCGGTCTGGGTATCGCGGCAGCGGTCGTGGCTGGAGCGATCTACCAACTACCGGCCCGCCTGTCCCAGCAGGACCAACCACGCCTGACCGCTGCCTCCACCCCCACAACCGCGCCAGTTGCCAAGGGCAAGAATCCGCCCGCCGGCCGAGGCGGGACCGACATCCGCATCACGACCACGCCGAGGAACAAGCGACCGCTCGACAGCCGCATCACCTTCCCGGTCCGCGGCAGCGCCGAGTACGACGTACTCCCTGGTGACCCGACAACGATCGGGACGGCCGGGCCCTTGCTCCGCTTCCGGGTTGTGGTCGAACGTGGAATCAAGGGGGTCGACAAGGCCGAGTTGGGCCGGTTCATCCGCGCAACGTACGCCGATCCGCGCGGGTGGACCGGCGGGGGCAAGCGCCGACTCCAGCACGTCGGCGAGGGCGAGAGCTTCGACTACGTGTTGATGCTGGTGACGCCGGCGACGCGCGACGCCATCTGCGGACACGGGTACGACCGGTACACGAGCTGCCGGATCGGGGATCGCGTCGTACTCAACGTGGCCCGCTGGGCGAACGGCGTACCGGACTATGGCGCCTCGCTGACGGCGTACCGGCAGTACATGATCAACCACGAGTCCGGCCATCGCTTCGGCAACGGTCACGAGCTCTGCCCGGCGCCGGGCGCTCCGGCCCCGGTGATGGAGCAGCAGACGCTCGGCCTCCACGGCTGCACCGCCAACGCCTGGCCGTACCTGAACGGCGAGCGCTACCGCGGCCGCCCCGGCCAATACGACGACCCGACGCCCACCACCTGA
- a CDS encoding IS110 family transposase: MLGVQVLHEWGRRPLMCAEYDGRQVVGIDLHRRRSVIARQSESGESLGWVRIVNDREVLREQIGLAGPVPRVVVEATYGWYWAVDELRAAGAEVYLAHPLGVKGFRYRRVKNDVRDAFDLADLLRMGRLPQAWIAPPPVREVRELVRYRAKLVKVRSGLKAQVHAVLAKNGLGARVSDLFGVAGREWLAGCRLPAAYAVRVGSLLDLIDHLDREEARFAALIAARLAGDEGYRVIQQLPGVGPTFAAVFVVEIGDVHRFANAAALASWAGLTPRHRESDTTVHRGHISKQGSRLVRWAAVEAVQHATVAKIAADRHRIEQRRGTNIAKVAAARKLLTLVYYGLRDHEIRALARCQDPV, encoded by the coding sequence ATGCTCGGTGTGCAGGTTTTGCACGAGTGGGGAAGGAGGCCCCTTATGTGTGCAGAGTACGACGGTCGGCAGGTTGTGGGTATTGATCTGCATCGGCGGCGTTCGGTGATTGCTCGTCAGTCTGAGTCTGGTGAGTCGTTGGGGTGGGTCCGGATTGTGAATGACCGTGAGGTGTTGCGCGAGCAGATCGGGTTGGCGGGTCCGGTGCCGCGGGTCGTGGTCGAGGCCACGTATGGCTGGTACTGGGCGGTGGACGAGCTGCGGGCGGCGGGTGCGGAGGTGTATTTGGCGCATCCGCTGGGGGTGAAAGGGTTCAGGTACCGGCGGGTGAAAAACGATGTCCGGGACGCGTTCGATCTGGCGGATTTGTTGCGGATGGGGCGGTTGCCGCAGGCGTGGATCGCGCCGCCGCCGGTGCGGGAGGTGCGGGAGCTGGTGCGGTATCGGGCCAAGCTGGTGAAGGTCCGGTCGGGGTTGAAGGCGCAGGTTCATGCGGTGCTGGCCAAGAATGGTCTCGGGGCGAGGGTGAGTGACCTGTTCGGTGTCGCCGGGCGCGAATGGCTGGCGGGGTGCCGGTTGCCGGCGGCGTATGCGGTCCGGGTCGGGTCGCTGCTGGATCTGATCGATCATCTTGATCGGGAAGAGGCCCGGTTCGCGGCGTTGATTGCGGCCCGGCTGGCCGGTGATGAGGGGTATCGGGTGATTCAGCAGTTGCCTGGTGTCGGGCCGACGTTCGCGGCCGTGTTCGTGGTCGAGATCGGTGATGTGCACCGGTTCGCCAACGCCGCCGCGCTGGCCAGCTGGGCAGGGTTGACCCCGCGGCATCGTGAGTCCGACACGACCGTTCACCGCGGTCACATCAGCAAGCAGGGCTCCCGGCTGGTGCGGTGGGCAGCGGTGGAGGCCGTGCAGCACGCCACCGTGGCCAAGATCGCTGCCGACCGGCACCGCATCGAGCAACGCCGCGGTACCAACATCGCCAAGGTCGCCGCGGCCCGCAAACTACTCACCCTGGTCTATTACGGGCTGCGCGACCACGAGATCCGTGCGCTGGCCCGCTGCCAGGACCCGGTATGA